In a genomic window of Thermosynechococcus sp. CL-1:
- a CDS encoding NAD(+) kinase, translating into MKAGIIYNEGKPLAVELATHVRQILELQGWEVHMATGIGGILGYSRPDSPVCHTPIDQLVPPGFDASMAFAVVLGGDGTVLSAFRQLAPCEIPLLTINTGHLGFLTEGYVADLEPALDQVLRGDYTIEDRTMLTVQVLRDQTVIWEALSLNEMVIHKEPLTGMCHFEVDVGAHARVDIAADGLILSTPTGSTAYALSAGGPVITPGVAALQLVPICPHSLASRALVFANSEPVWIYPANPFKHLILVVDGNAGCYIQPEDQVFVQRAPYRARFIRLRAPEFFHVLRQKLGWGLPHVAKPRPKNSPNP; encoded by the coding sequence GTGAAGGCGGGGATCATCTACAACGAAGGCAAACCCCTTGCGGTCGAATTGGCTACCCATGTCCGTCAAATCTTAGAGCTTCAGGGCTGGGAAGTGCACATGGCCACGGGGATTGGTGGCATTCTTGGCTATTCCCGTCCCGATAGTCCCGTCTGCCATACCCCCATTGATCAACTGGTGCCCCCCGGCTTTGATGCTTCCATGGCCTTTGCGGTGGTTCTTGGCGGCGATGGCACTGTGCTTTCTGCCTTTCGCCAGTTGGCTCCCTGTGAGATTCCGCTGCTCACCATCAACACCGGCCACTTGGGCTTTCTCACCGAGGGCTATGTCGCCGATTTAGAACCTGCCCTTGATCAAGTGCTGCGCGGCGACTACACGATTGAAGATCGCACGATGCTCACGGTTCAAGTCCTGCGCGATCAAACCGTTATTTGGGAAGCCCTCTCCCTCAATGAAATGGTGATCCACAAAGAACCCCTGACGGGAATGTGCCACTTTGAAGTGGATGTGGGTGCCCATGCCCGCGTGGATATTGCTGCTGATGGCTTGATTCTCTCCACCCCCACCGGTTCTACGGCCTATGCCCTCTCGGCGGGTGGCCCTGTGATTACCCCCGGTGTGGCGGCTTTACAATTGGTGCCCATTTGTCCCCACTCTTTAGCCTCCCGTGCCCTTGTCTTTGCCAACAGCGAACCGGTGTGGATTTATCCAGCGAACCCCTTCAAGCATCTCATTCTGGTGGTGGATGGCAATGCGGGCTGCTACATTCAGCCAGAGGATCAAGTTTTTGTGCAACGTGCCCCCTACCGTGCCCGCTTCATTCGCCTGCGTGCGCCAGAATTCTTCCATGTGCTGCGGCAAAAACTGGGCTGGGGACTGCCCCATGTAGCCAAACCACGCCCCAAGAATAGTCCAAATCCCTAG
- the ligA gene encoding NAD-dependent DNA ligase LigA, protein MTTAAERIQQLRHLLQRASYAYYALDQPIMEDEVYDQLYRELQELEAAHPEYITPDSPTQRVGEAPVSQFESVSHRIPLYSLENAFTFADMVAWQERWQRYWRSLRREEPIPPTEYVCELKMDGVALALTYENGLLVRGATRGDGQRGEDITSNVRTIRTIPLRLAVENPPPIVEVRGEAFLPLARFHQLNQERQAQGEAPFANPRNAAAGTLRQLDPRIVAQRQLDFFAYALHLPEGGSVPLGEHQAGEPQSQRQVLNALQRLGFRVNPHNADCPDLEAVKAYYDHWQTARHQLPYLTDGIVVKLNDLTLQQALGFTQKFPRGCIAWKYEPEQAITDVVTITVQVGRTGALTPVAELVPVQLVGTTVSRATLHNADYIAELDLHIGDKVVIHKAGEIIPEIVRVFPELRSPTAQPFTMPTVCPECHQPVVRPANEAVSRCVNPRCPAIVRGQILHWASRDALDIQGLGEKLVQQLVAKELVHTPADLYRLTAAQLLRLERMGQKSAAKLLQAIADSKEQPWPRVLYGLGIRHVGSVNAQVLADQFKSVEELAAATVADLCGVYGIGEEIAQAVHEWFQDPAHQTLIADLKALGLQLAAAIATAPTTGQPLAGKRFVITGTLPSLTREAAKTLIQQHGGQVSESVSRQTDYLVVGEKAGSKLRRAQELGIPCISETELIEMCR, encoded by the coding sequence ATGACAACAGCAGCCGAACGGATTCAACAACTGCGGCACCTGCTTCAGCGTGCGAGCTACGCCTACTATGCCCTCGATCAGCCGATCATGGAAGATGAAGTCTATGACCAGCTCTATCGCGAACTGCAGGAACTCGAAGCGGCTCATCCTGAGTACATCACCCCCGACAGCCCTACCCAGCGGGTCGGCGAAGCTCCCGTCAGTCAATTTGAGAGTGTCAGCCATCGCATTCCCCTCTATAGCCTCGAAAATGCCTTTACCTTTGCCGATATGGTGGCGTGGCAGGAACGCTGGCAGCGCTATTGGCGTAGCCTACGGCGAGAGGAGCCAATTCCCCCGACGGAATATGTCTGCGAACTCAAAATGGATGGCGTGGCCCTTGCTTTGACCTATGAAAACGGGTTATTGGTGCGGGGGGCAACTCGGGGCGATGGCCAACGCGGTGAGGATATTACCAGCAATGTGCGCACGATTCGCACCATTCCCCTGCGGCTAGCCGTCGAGAACCCACCACCAATCGTTGAAGTTCGTGGGGAAGCTTTTTTGCCTTTGGCGCGATTCCATCAACTCAACCAAGAACGCCAAGCCCAAGGAGAAGCTCCCTTTGCTAATCCCCGTAATGCCGCCGCCGGTACTCTCCGTCAACTGGATCCGCGCATTGTTGCCCAACGCCAACTGGACTTCTTTGCCTATGCGCTGCATTTACCTGAAGGGGGTAGCGTTCCCTTGGGTGAGCACCAAGCAGGGGAACCCCAATCGCAGCGGCAAGTGCTCAATGCGCTGCAACGCCTTGGCTTTCGGGTCAATCCCCACAATGCCGACTGCCCTGACCTAGAGGCGGTGAAAGCCTACTACGACCACTGGCAAACTGCACGCCACCAACTGCCCTATCTGACCGATGGCATTGTGGTCAAGCTCAATGATTTAACGCTGCAACAGGCTCTTGGCTTTACGCAAAAGTTTCCCCGAGGTTGTATTGCTTGGAAGTATGAACCGGAACAGGCGATTACCGATGTGGTGACAATTACGGTTCAGGTGGGACGCACGGGTGCGCTCACCCCAGTCGCTGAACTGGTGCCAGTGCAATTAGTGGGTACCACGGTATCACGGGCAACGCTGCACAATGCAGACTACATTGCCGAATTGGATTTGCACATTGGCGATAAGGTGGTGATCCACAAAGCCGGCGAAATCATTCCAGAGATTGTGCGGGTCTTTCCCGAATTGCGATCGCCAACGGCTCAACCCTTTACGATGCCCACCGTGTGTCCTGAATGTCATCAGCCGGTGGTGCGCCCTGCCAACGAAGCTGTGAGTCGCTGTGTCAATCCGCGGTGTCCGGCGATCGTGCGCGGCCAAATCCTCCACTGGGCAAGTCGGGATGCCTTGGATATTCAAGGGTTAGGGGAAAAGCTAGTACAGCAATTGGTGGCCAAGGAGTTGGTGCACACCCCAGCGGATCTCTATCGCCTGACGGCAGCACAACTGTTGCGCCTTGAGCGCATGGGTCAAAAGTCCGCTGCTAAATTGTTGCAGGCGATCGCCGACTCGAAAGAACAACCGTGGCCACGGGTGCTCTATGGCCTAGGCATCCGCCATGTGGGGAGTGTCAATGCCCAAGTGCTTGCCGATCAATTCAAGTCTGTTGAGGAGCTGGCCGCTGCTACCGTCGCCGATCTGTGTGGGGTCTATGGCATTGGTGAGGAAATTGCCCAAGCGGTTCACGAGTGGTTCCAAGACCCAGCGCACCAAACCCTCATTGCTGATCTCAAAGCCTTGGGGCTACAACTGGCGGCGGCGATCGCCACTGCACCAACGACTGGGCAACCCCTTGCGGGCAAACGTTTTGTGATTACAGGCACCCTACCCAGCCTCACCCGTGAAGCAGCCAAAACGCTGATCCAGCAACATGGCGGTCAAGTGAGTGAGAGTGTCAGTCGGCAAACGGATTATCTAGTGGTGGGCGAAAAAGCGGGGAGTAAACTGCGACGCGCTCAAGAATTGGGCATCCCCTGCATCAGTGAAACAGAACTTATAGAAATGTGTCGTTAG
- the cysE gene encoding serine O-acetyltransferase — MLSTLKADFQIIFERDPAARNWLEVVFCYPGLQAIVLHRLSHWLWRRGIPFIPRFISHIARLLTGIEIHPGATIGKGVFIDHGMGVVIGETAIVGNYCLIYQGVTLGGTGKETGKRHPTLGENVVVGAGAKVLGNLTIGDNVRIGAGSVVLRDVPSDCTVVGIPGRIVYRAGAKIAPLEHGQLPDSEAEAIRYLLDRIELLEKQVQTLQQQEKVPALAQGHLQASQGQACRLSDRPIEEFLNGSGI; from the coding sequence GTGCTCAGCACCCTCAAAGCAGATTTCCAAATTATCTTTGAGCGGGATCCCGCTGCCCGCAATTGGTTAGAGGTTGTTTTTTGCTATCCCGGACTTCAGGCCATTGTTCTCCATCGGTTGAGCCACTGGCTTTGGCGGCGGGGTATTCCCTTTATCCCCCGCTTTATTTCTCACATTGCTCGCCTGCTGACGGGGATTGAAATTCACCCCGGCGCCACGATTGGCAAGGGCGTTTTCATTGATCACGGCATGGGGGTCGTCATTGGCGAGACTGCGATTGTGGGCAATTACTGTTTGATTTATCAGGGAGTGACCCTCGGCGGTACCGGTAAAGAAACGGGAAAGCGGCACCCTACCCTCGGTGAAAATGTGGTTGTCGGTGCTGGGGCAAAGGTGTTGGGCAACCTCACGATTGGGGACAATGTGCGCATTGGCGCGGGGTCTGTGGTGCTGCGAGATGTGCCCTCGGATTGTACCGTGGTGGGGATTCCCGGGCGAATTGTCTATCGTGCAGGTGCCAAAATTGCCCCCTTGGAACACGGTCAACTGCCAGACTCTGAGGCCGAAGCAATTCGCTATCTCTTGGATCGCATTGAACTCCTAGAGAAACAGGTGCAAACACTGCAACAGCAGGAAAAGGTGCCTGCTCTGGCGCAAGGACATTTGCAAGCCTCCCAAGGTCAAGCCTGCCGCCTGAGCGATCGCCCCATTGAAGAGTTTCTCAACGGCTCTGGCATCTAG
- a CDS encoding PRC-barrel domain-containing protein — MTISAQLLQRADLIGTQVITRDTGRKLGVINQVWVDIDQRQVVALGVRNTLFTGEQRYILLDSIRQIGDVILVEHDDDVTEALNTYNYSTLIDSEIVTETGEVLGKVRGFKFDPETGDITDLILASIGLPWIPAQLISTYELPIEEIVSTGPDRIIVFEGAETRLRQLTVGLLERVGLGAPPWESDEDEYYQPVTPSSNQLPSGARSPVYPPQRSRSDYEADWETAPRRRRRQPEYVEYEEEYEYEERPRSRQVKPPAPAMPVELPESEPTADPWEEQQPIRLEQRQKQEEYDHE; from the coding sequence ATGACCATATCGGCGCAATTGCTGCAACGGGCAGATTTGATCGGTACACAGGTAATTACCCGTGATACTGGTCGGAAGTTAGGCGTCATTAATCAAGTTTGGGTCGATATTGACCAGCGGCAAGTGGTGGCCTTGGGGGTACGCAATACCCTCTTTACAGGGGAGCAACGCTACATTCTTCTCGACAGTATTCGCCAAATTGGCGATGTCATTCTCGTTGAGCACGATGATGATGTCACCGAAGCTCTCAATACCTACAACTACAGCACACTGATTGATAGTGAGATTGTCACCGAAACCGGCGAAGTGCTGGGTAAGGTACGGGGCTTTAAGTTTGATCCTGAAACGGGCGACATTACGGATTTGATTTTGGCTTCCATTGGCTTGCCTTGGATTCCGGCGCAACTGATTAGCACCTACGAGTTGCCCATTGAGGAAATTGTCAGCACCGGCCCTGATCGCATTATTGTCTTTGAAGGGGCAGAAACCCGCCTGCGGCAATTAACAGTGGGTCTCTTAGAACGGGTCGGCTTGGGGGCACCCCCTTGGGAAAGCGACGAGGACGAGTACTATCAACCCGTTACGCCGAGCAGTAATCAATTGCCCTCCGGAGCGCGATCGCCTGTCTATCCCCCCCAACGCAGCCGCAGTGATTACGAAGCCGATTGGGAAACCGCTCCCCGGCGGCGCCGTCGCCAGCCCGAGTATGTGGAGTATGAGGAGGAGTATGAGTACGAAGAGCGTCCCCGCTCGCGTCAAGTTAAACCTCCAGCTCCAGCCATGCCCGTAGAACTGCCGGAATCGGAACCCACTGCCGATCCTTGGGAAGAACAACAACCGATTCGCCTTGAGCAGCGGCAGAAGCAAGAGGAATACGATCACGAATAG
- the scpB gene encoding SMC-Scp complex subunit ScpB produces MQGDTDLRTLTMRVEAILYLKAQPLTLAELATLAATAPEAVEMALIELLNDYAHRQTALEIVQIDDRYSLQLKPAFQELVQSLIPVELGVAAQRTLALIAFRGPIRQPEVIELRGSSAYQHIQELLTLGFIQRRRDSQSRSYILQVTERFHQYFQVDQLPTIQGERAGD; encoded by the coding sequence ATGCAAGGGGACACTGACCTGCGTACATTAACGATGCGGGTGGAGGCCATTCTCTACCTGAAGGCGCAGCCCCTGACCCTTGCTGAACTAGCAACCCTTGCCGCCACTGCTCCTGAGGCCGTTGAAATGGCACTGATTGAGCTACTCAACGACTATGCCCATCGCCAAACGGCCCTTGAAATTGTCCAAATTGACGATAGATACAGCCTGCAACTCAAGCCCGCCTTTCAAGAATTGGTTCAGTCCCTTATCCCCGTTGAATTGGGGGTTGCGGCACAGCGCACATTAGCCCTGATTGCTTTTCGTGGCCCCATTCGCCAACCAGAGGTGATTGAACTGCGGGGATCCAGTGCCTACCAACACATTCAAGAACTCCTCACCCTTGGGTTTATTCAGCGGCGGCGGGATAGCCAAAGTCGCTCCTACATCCTCCAAGTCACTGAGCGCTTTCACCAGTATTTTCAGGTGGATCAACTGCCAACTATTCAGGGGGAAAGGGCGGGCGATTGA
- the cimA gene encoding citramalate synthase — protein MKIWLYDTTLRDGAQREGLSLSLEDKLRIARQLDRLGIPFIEGGWPGANPKDVQFFWQLQETPLQQAEIVAFCATRRPGRKAAEEPMFEPILAAGTRWVTLFGKSWDLHVTDGLKTTLAENCAMIADSIQFLRSQGRRVIYDAEHWFDGYLANPDYALQTLETALAAGAEWLVLCDTNGGCLPHQIQAVVADVMAHFGGLDCLGIHTHNDAGTAVANALAAVQSGVRMVQGTINGYGERCGNANLCTLIPNLQLKLGYDCVTPEQLATLTEVSRHVSEIVNLAPDDHAPYVGLSAFAHKGGIHVSAVQRNPRTYEHIEPHWVGNQRRIIISEQAGISNILAKTSELGFELDRQHPLSRTILERIKHLESEGYQFEAAEASFELLIQEVLGQRQRPFTLKGFDVFCRTDSRQLEATIRSQSLATVKVEVNGEEMLTAAEGNGPVSALDQALRKALMSFYPEIAEFHLTDYKVRILDGHAGTAAKTRVLVESSNGRDRWATVGVSANIIEASYQAVAEALEYGLQRTRRSQPSPLVAS, from the coding sequence GTGAAAATTTGGCTGTACGATACCACTCTCCGCGATGGCGCCCAGCGGGAAGGTCTCTCCCTCTCCCTCGAGGATAAACTGCGGATTGCCCGTCAACTGGATCGCCTTGGCATTCCCTTTATTGAGGGGGGGTGGCCGGGTGCCAATCCCAAGGACGTACAGTTTTTTTGGCAGTTGCAGGAAACGCCCCTCCAACAGGCAGAAATCGTTGCTTTTTGTGCCACTCGTCGCCCCGGCCGCAAGGCCGCAGAAGAGCCAATGTTTGAGCCGATTCTAGCGGCCGGTACCCGCTGGGTGACACTCTTTGGCAAATCTTGGGATCTGCATGTCACCGACGGCCTCAAGACCACCTTGGCCGAAAACTGCGCCATGATTGCCGACTCAATCCAGTTCCTCCGCTCCCAAGGACGGCGGGTGATCTACGATGCTGAGCATTGGTTTGATGGCTATCTTGCCAATCCAGACTATGCCCTACAAACCCTTGAAACGGCTTTGGCTGCTGGGGCAGAATGGCTCGTTCTGTGTGATACCAATGGCGGTTGCCTCCCCCATCAAATTCAAGCCGTAGTGGCAGACGTAATGGCGCACTTTGGTGGCCTTGATTGTCTGGGGATTCACACCCACAATGATGCCGGGACGGCAGTAGCCAATGCCCTTGCGGCGGTGCAAAGTGGTGTGCGGATGGTGCAGGGAACGATCAACGGCTATGGCGAACGCTGCGGCAATGCCAATCTGTGCACCCTGATTCCCAATCTGCAATTGAAACTCGGCTATGACTGTGTCACTCCGGAGCAGTTGGCGACACTGACGGAAGTCAGCCGCCATGTGAGTGAAATTGTCAACCTTGCCCCCGATGATCACGCGCCCTATGTGGGTCTGTCGGCCTTTGCCCACAAGGGGGGAATCCATGTCAGTGCCGTGCAGCGTAACCCCCGTACCTACGAACACATTGAGCCGCATTGGGTGGGCAATCAACGGCGCATTATTATTTCTGAGCAGGCGGGTATCAGCAATATTTTGGCGAAAACCAGTGAACTCGGCTTTGAGTTGGATCGGCAGCATCCCCTGAGTCGGACGATTTTGGAGCGGATTAAACACCTAGAAAGCGAAGGCTATCAATTTGAAGCGGCGGAAGCGAGCTTTGAACTGCTGATTCAGGAGGTTCTAGGGCAGCGCCAGCGACCCTTTACCCTCAAGGGCTTTGATGTTTTTTGCCGCACCGATTCACGCCAACTAGAGGCCACGATTCGCAGCCAGTCTCTGGCCACGGTCAAAGTTGAAGTCAATGGGGAGGAGATGCTCACGGCGGCAGAGGGCAATGGTCCTGTCTCGGCATTGGATCAGGCGCTGCGCAAGGCCTTGATGTCCTTCTATCCAGAGATTGCCGAGTTTCACCTGACGGACTACAAGGTGCGGATTTTAGATGGCCATGCCGGCACGGCAGCCAAAACACGGGTGCTGGTGGAATCCAGTAATGGGCGCGATCGCTGGGCAACAGTCGGTGTCTCTGCCAATATCATTGAAGCTTCCTACCAAGCAGTTGCCGAAGCCCTCGAATATGGCCTACAGCGCACTCGGCGATCGCAACCTTCCCCTTTGGTGGCCTCCTGA
- a CDS encoding late competence development ComFB family protein, whose amino-acid sequence MGIQEIVEQALRNGYLTPTQEAEVGRICDKATELSVEDYMALDRLMGALLTGQVVAVPRKQFINVMEELVLTEAITRIAAIEAEQECALDLGDIAAYALNRLPPLYATTEEGAQYQRQRAEEELMDLIRAQVQEAINRSMARPQFHPERSAIGKTSGKEVFSQVSSLLQAYANDYEHPKGESAQ is encoded by the coding sequence ATGGGGATTCAAGAGATTGTTGAACAAGCACTGCGCAATGGTTATCTCACACCAACGCAGGAGGCAGAAGTAGGACGCATTTGCGACAAAGCCACCGAACTCTCCGTGGAAGACTATATGGCGTTGGATCGCCTTATGGGTGCCCTATTGACGGGGCAAGTGGTGGCGGTTCCCCGCAAGCAATTTATCAACGTCATGGAAGAATTGGTGCTCACCGAGGCAATTACCCGCATTGCTGCCATTGAAGCGGAGCAAGAATGCGCCCTTGATTTGGGAGATATTGCCGCCTACGCCCTCAACCGCCTTCCCCCGCTCTACGCCACAACCGAAGAGGGCGCACAGTATCAACGCCAGCGGGCTGAAGAGGAACTCATGGATCTGATTCGCGCCCAAGTCCAAGAGGCGATTAACCGCAGCATGGCACGGCCACAATTTCATCCGGAGCGATCGGCCATTGGCAAAACCTCTGGTAAAGAGGTCTTTTCCCAAGTCAGTTCTTTGCTGCAGGCTTACGCCAATGACTATGAGCATCCCAAGGGAGAGTCGGCACAGTGA
- a CDS encoding DciA family protein, whose product MAYVPLATVLQQWQQAPEWQQPQHFLRLLEQWPQLVGAVVAEHAVPVELTSQGVLQVAVASSTWAHHLMFSRSPVMVKIQQTLGIPLSDIRFSNRDWQPQRSAIASHEALPKVGNLPSVAPAATPQEAFQRWQAQVRQRSRDYPLCPRCQCPTPIQELQRWGVCGLCYARPRCQSR is encoded by the coding sequence ATGGCCTATGTCCCACTGGCCACGGTACTTCAGCAATGGCAGCAGGCTCCTGAATGGCAACAGCCGCAACACTTCTTGCGTCTTTTGGAGCAGTGGCCGCAGCTCGTGGGGGCGGTCGTCGCTGAGCACGCTGTTCCTGTGGAACTCACCAGTCAAGGGGTTTTGCAGGTGGCCGTTGCCAGTAGTACTTGGGCACATCATCTGATGTTCTCGCGATCGCCCGTCATGGTCAAAATTCAGCAGACCCTTGGTATTCCCCTCAGTGATATTCGCTTTTCCAATCGGGACTGGCAACCCCAACGCTCGGCGATCGCTAGCCATGAGGCCTTACCGAAAGTCGGGAATCTTCCCAGTGTGGCGCCTGCGGCCACTCCCCAAGAGGCTTTTCAACGATGGCAAGCCCAAGTGCGCCAGCGATCGCGAGACTATCCTCTTTGCCCCCGCTGTCAGTGCCCTACGCCAATCCAAGAATTGCAGCGCTGGGGAGTCTGTGGGCTGTGTTATGCACGGCCTAGATGCCAGAGCCGTTGA
- a CDS encoding allophycocyanin, translated as MFRQLNHLTVVADGRYARPEELNFLRDYLASVESRISAYEKIRTEAEMMADKIQSMQKAENPRCFQFINGDRSEICRRDLVDTIRLCASAMLFAELDLLRDNFLLWYRTIVKSFNYEATASSTYGKYLPNMMKQLLTPEEQRVMQPVLALGSSILSE; from the coding sequence ATGTTCCGTCAGTTGAATCACTTAACCGTTGTTGCCGATGGTCGCTATGCCCGTCCTGAGGAATTGAACTTTCTGCGGGATTATCTGGCCTCGGTGGAGAGTCGCATCAGTGCCTACGAAAAAATCCGCACTGAGGCGGAAATGATGGCGGATAAAATTCAATCCATGCAAAAGGCAGAAAATCCCCGCTGCTTCCAGTTCATCAATGGCGATCGCTCAGAAATTTGCCGTCGTGATTTAGTGGATACCATTCGTCTGTGTGCCTCGGCCATGCTTTTTGCGGAGTTGGACTTGCTGCGGGATAATTTCTTACTTTGGTACCGCACCATTGTCAAATCCTTTAACTACGAAGCAACTGCCTCCTCCACCTATGGCAAGTACCTGCCGAATATGATGAAGCAACTGCTCACGCCCGAAGAACAACGGGTGATGCAGCCTGTCCTTGCCCTCGGCAGTTCAATTTTGTCAGAATAG
- a CDS encoding FHA domain-containing protein, giving the protein MLTQYPQLVISTEASTYIVPLTQGNSWVIGRGKDCTIVLADRWSSRRHAMIQRLDNDDYYLIDLGSRNGCVLNGQMIQVPTLLKTGDRFIIGKTTLEFRTDEAVSTTPPAAPLALQPTILIIQPPGIQVQIWQELLRSQGLEVIVESGQINSRRIISDFVTVMQRNPDLLLLDSQLETPDIGNLLNWIKATYPKLRSFIIDRYDNHISPMQRQWAVEHGAIDWLPALPDENLTMFGAEIAAQLRRILKALGRNKLEQDRLAVALLNLQLATNDDLPSQLLSEYVNRPPFPPE; this is encoded by the coding sequence GTGCTCACACAGTATCCACAATTAGTCATCTCCACCGAGGCCAGCACCTATATCGTCCCTCTTACCCAAGGCAATTCATGGGTGATTGGTCGAGGTAAAGACTGCACAATTGTTTTGGCGGATCGCTGGTCTTCCCGTCGCCATGCCATGATTCAGCGTCTGGATAATGATGATTATTATCTCATTGATTTGGGGAGTCGTAATGGCTGTGTGCTGAATGGTCAAATGATTCAGGTGCCGACGCTCCTCAAAACGGGCGATCGCTTTATTATCGGCAAAACAACCCTTGAATTTCGTACCGATGAGGCTGTCTCCACCACCCCGCCGGCTGCCCCTCTTGCCCTTCAACCCACCATTCTCATCATTCAACCCCCCGGCATTCAAGTACAAATTTGGCAAGAATTGCTGCGCAGTCAGGGGTTAGAAGTTATCGTTGAATCGGGGCAAATCAATAGCCGCCGCATTATTAGTGATTTTGTGACCGTGATGCAGCGCAACCCTGACCTGTTGCTCCTTGATTCGCAACTGGAAACCCCGGATATTGGTAACCTTTTGAATTGGATCAAGGCAACCTATCCCAAGCTGCGCAGTTTCATTATTGACCGCTACGACAACCATATTTCCCCCATGCAGCGACAATGGGCAGTAGAACATGGGGCAATTGATTGGCTGCCCGCACTGCCCGATGAAAATCTCACCATGTTTGGGGCAGAAATTGCAGCTCAATTACGCCGCATTCTCAAGGCCTTGGGACGCAACAAACTAGAGCAAGACAGGCTCGCAGTGGCTCTTTTGAATCTGCAATTGGCGACCAATGATGATTTGCCCTCCCAGTTGCTCAGTGAGTATGTCAATCGCCCGCCCTTTCCCCCTGAATAG
- a CDS encoding V4R domain-containing protein encodes MVSVTPSRPAGSANAMTRAQGYQHQLHQTHPTRTNHYSLRDYLQFDRQRGSITDWYDQRIALATEDFVIGLVEGLEEEVGPASALVMYKIGEEWGKRDAVVFKQHFEQEYQRELRKAALTFILEAWWWPFTTLGWGNWEVDLTEQKNGFMFINIFDSVVARTLGDVGKPVCYIYAGLFAGFFTGLIQKPLSCIELQCYAMGETYCKFLVGKQDRIDAAAFWQNEGATARDIEKRLRQGELVKR; translated from the coding sequence ATGGTTTCTGTCACGCCGTCTCGACCTGCTGGGAGTGCCAATGCTATGACCCGTGCTCAGGGCTATCAGCATCAGTTACACCAAACTCATCCGACGCGCACCAATCACTATAGCCTGCGGGACTATCTGCAATTTGATCGCCAACGGGGCAGCATTACCGACTGGTATGATCAGCGGATCGCTCTAGCGACAGAAGACTTTGTCATTGGCCTAGTGGAAGGTCTCGAAGAGGAAGTTGGCCCTGCTTCTGCCCTCGTCATGTACAAAATTGGCGAAGAGTGGGGCAAACGCGATGCGGTTGTCTTTAAGCAACACTTTGAGCAAGAGTACCAGCGCGAACTACGCAAGGCCGCCTTGACATTTATCCTTGAGGCTTGGTGGTGGCCCTTTACGACCCTAGGCTGGGGCAACTGGGAAGTGGATCTCACGGAGCAAAAGAATGGTTTTATGTTCATCAATATCTTTGACTCCGTGGTGGCGCGCACCCTTGGGGATGTGGGTAAGCCCGTCTGCTACATCTATGCCGGTCTGTTTGCGGGCTTCTTTACGGGATTGATTCAAAAGCCCCTGAGTTGTATCGAGTTGCAGTGCTATGCCATGGGGGAAACCTACTGTAAGTTTCTCGTCGGTAAACAGGATCGCATTGATGCTGCTGCCTTCTGGCAAAACGAAGGAGCCACGGCACGGGATATTGAAAAACGCCTGCGCCAAGGGGAGTTGGTGAAACGATAA
- a CDS encoding allophycocyanin — MLRQLEKLSLEADGRYASAKELEFLRNYLAAAEQRIRAYEKIRDAEEKILDQVEQQLRAKSPHIFRKGNHDYSAVCRRDRKHVLRLAAAAMLFADLDALRDGFLLWYRTIIKAFKDEKVAQVTYQVLPQAVNQVLSGEETPLMQPVMALTQSILGESA; from the coding sequence ATGCTGCGTCAACTAGAAAAACTCAGCCTTGAGGCCGATGGCCGCTATGCCAGTGCCAAGGAACTGGAATTTCTCAGAAATTATCTAGCAGCAGCGGAGCAGCGCATTCGTGCCTACGAAAAAATCCGCGATGCTGAAGAGAAAATCCTAGATCAGGTGGAGCAGCAACTGCGCGCCAAAAGTCCCCATATTTTCCGTAAGGGCAATCACGACTATTCCGCCGTGTGTCGGCGCGATCGCAAGCATGTGCTGCGCCTAGCGGCAGCGGCGATGTTATTTGCCGATTTGGATGCCCTGCGGGATGGCTTCTTGCTGTGGTACCGCACGATCATTAAGGCCTTCAAGGATGAAAAGGTGGCACAAGTGACGTACCAAGTCCTGCCCCAAGCGGTCAATCAAGTGCTCTCGGGAGAGGAAACACCGTTAATGCAGCCTGTGATGGCACTGACCCAGTCCATCCTAGGGGAATCGGCTTGA